From the genome of Eremothecium gossypii ATCC 10895 chromosome I, complete sequence:
GTGGACTTGAAGTACTACGATCTTTCCATTGAGAACAGGGATGCCACCGAGGACCGCGTGACTGTGGAGTCTGCGGAGGCGACCCTCAAGTACGGCGTTGCCGTCAAGTGTGCGACCATTACCCCGGACGAGGCGCGTGTCGAGGAGTTCGGGCTCAAGGAGATGTGGAAGTCTCCCAACGGGACCATCCGGAACATCCTCGGCGGGACCGTCTTCAGAGAGCCCATTATTATCCCAAGGATCCCCAGACTGGTGCCCGGCTGGAACGAGCCGATCATTGTCGGCAGACACGCGTTTGGGGACCAGTACAAGGCGACCGACGTTGTCATTCCAGGCGAGGGCACGTTGAAGCTGGTCTTTGAAAGCAAGGACGGGGACAAGTCCAAGAATCTTGACCTGGAGGTCTTTGAATACCCCAAGGATGGCGGTGTTGCCATGACCATGTACAACACCACCGACTCGATCACCGGCTTTGCCAAGTCGAGCTTCGAGTTGGCGTTGCAAAGAAAGATGCCGCTATATTCGACAACGAAGAACACGATCTTGAAGAAGTACGACGGCAAGTTTAAGGATATTTTCGAGGGCATGTACGCAGCGGAGTACAAGGAGAAGTTTGAGGCTGCTGGCATCTGGTATGAACACAGACTGATTGACGATATGGTTGCGCAGATGTTGAAGTCCAAGGGCGGCTTCATCATTGCCATGAAGAACTACGATGGTGATGTGCAGTCGGACATCGTCGCCCAGGGCTTCGGGTCTTTGGGTCTCATGACTTCTGTTCTTGTGTCTCCAGATGGAAAGACCTTCGAGAGTGAGGCCGCACATGGCACTGTCACCCGGCACTACAGACAGCACCAGCAGGGCAAGGAAACATCCACCAACTCAATTGCCTCTATTTTTGCCTGGACGCGCGGTATTATACACAGAGGTAAGGTCGACGGTACCCCAGATGTCGTGAAGTTCGGCGAGTTGTTGGAGAAGTCCACCCTGGACACGGTGCAGGAGGACAACATCATGACCAAGGACCTAGCGTTGATTTTGGGCAAGACCGACAGAGCCAGCTATGTTACCACGGAAGAGTTTATCACAGCAGTAGCGAACCGCTTAGCGGATGGCTACAAGCGTCTTTTTTGTGAATAAGAAAAAGCAAGCAAAATTATAGCCTAGGCTGCCTGTAGCGTCTATTTATTACTAGTCTAGCATATCTAGCACAAGAATATAGATACTGAGCCATCCGCCCAGGATTACAGTCAGGATTCCAACTTGTAAACCTCCGGTGGTGCGCACTCGCCGCAAATTAGGTGAGCTTGCCATTAGTCATCCGAGGCGCAGAATGAGTAGGGTTTATAGTAAACCCGGGTGCTGTAACACCAGATTCCCACTTTTACCAGGCACCGTATTTTTGCCGACAACGGCACTGCTAACCGTTTCTCAACTACGCGCAATAATGTAGGTCGCACGGTCCGATGCCCCACAAAACTAATGCGCAGTAGCATGACATGGAATTCTAACGCCACCTCTAGCTCCGCAGTATCAAACCACCTAGGTAGTCATCCGACGCCGACGCCGACTCTAACCCCACGCGCGCGCAGATAAGCGCGTGTAAGAGCCTTTTCTATTATCCAATTATTGCATGGGGCAGTCCTTCGGTATCGAGGACGCCGGCGGCCATAAATCCATCGGGATACCTCGTGTTGTGTACGCTTGCGGCATATTATCCTGACCGTTGACAAATGCAGTGGCTTTCTGGCATGTGTTTGAGATCTATCTGAAGATTAGCCGACCACAGGTGAAACAAACTGCGTTCCTGCCATCCGCTTTTGCTGCACGCGCAGCTAGCCCAGAACGGTAAGTCTCAGTCTTCATTTAACGCTGAATGGGCTGCTCTTGGGGAAATCCCGACGTCAGAGTGTCGTTTCGACACTGTTATCTGCTGTAgcaccggcggcagcagccGACGTCCTTTTGCCGGTTTCAATGCCCCCGGCTGGGATGGATACGGTGTCCATCGCGGATCCTGAGTTGCCGTGGCAAATAGACTCCGGATACCTGTTGCCGAGTTTATTTCAGCGATTATGCGCTTGGTTTACGGAAATGTGACCAGGCTGCGATCCTCTACAAGCAGGGTGCCTGCGAGACCGTGCGTACCACGATATCGCTCTGGTAAGCGGGGACTTCGTGCGTTTCAGGTCTCTGTGGGTTACAATCTGCTCTATGTATTGCGATGCTTTGTGCCATTGGCGCTTACCAAAGCTTACGAAGGTGGTACGGTCTCAAATCGAGATTATACTTCTAGGGAGATCAAGAGATATCCTATCAGTACAGATAATCACTAGCGCAAGTGGTTTAGTGGTAAAATCCATCGTTGCCATCGATGGGCCCCCGGTTCGATTCCGGGCTTGCGCACTTTTTCGCACTTCCGTGGGCGTGCTGTGGAAGACATGTAACATGCCCATGCGGGAATAGCGACCGTCCATCAGTCACAGTCCCGGTAAAGGTCGGTGCAGAGAGTCTTGCCATTCAACCTGGAAATTTTTTAATTCATCATTGGCGGATGACTCAATAGCTGTATGCGAACTTTCACATAAATTTTTGCCAGACATTTAGTGAAAGCGAATCAACGTTTCCTGTTGCGAACTAAGATACCGCAGTGTGTACTGACTGATCTCCTAACTCTGTTTAAAGATGCTTAGACAGTCGATAAAGGGTATCGGAAGTGGTTCATGGATTCGCTGCAACTCGTCGAGTAGTACAGCCGCGCTGGTGTACAAGCAACTGCACAAGCATAAGGTCAAGCCACCGGTGCCCAAATTTGAGACGTCGAGCTGGTCCGCAAACAGTGCCGTCGCGTCGATACTGTATGAAACGCCTGCGCCATCTCGCGAGCCTAAAAAGCAATGCGTGCTGAACTGTCTTGTCCAGAACGAGCCTGGCGTGCTGTCGAGAGTGTCAGGTACGCTTGCTGCCAAGGGCTTCAATATCGACTCCCTCGTGGTGTGCAGCACCGAGGTGCCAGATCTCAGTCGTATGACCATCGTCTTGCAGGGTCAGGATGCCGTTGTCGAACAGGCCAGACGGCAGATTGAGGACTTGGTGCCAGTCTACGCTGTTTTGGACTACACTAACACAGACCTCATCAAGCGCGAGCTGCTACTGACTAGGATATCCCTGCTGGGGGCGGAGTACTTTGAAGAACTCGTCGCGCGGCACGCTGGGCTGACAGAGGCCTGCAGCGATGCGGCAGAGAATGTCAGTGCAGACCAGACGTTCCACCCATCGAACTTGCCGCTATCCGAGCTCCAGCGGATGAAACATGAACATTTGAACGCCATTACCAACCTGGCGACGAACTTTGGCGGCCGGGTCGTAGACATCTCTGAGAGCAACTGCGTCGTGGAGCTGTCCGCCAAGCCCTCGCGTATCTCTGCCTTTTTGAAGCTGATCAAGCCATATGGTGTGTTGGAGGTGGCCCGTACCGGTATGATGGCCCTCCCAAGAACTCCCGTCGACGACGAAACTACAAACCAGGAGAACATGGTTGCAGACGCCAGCGAAGCGGTGGACATTTCCCAGCTGCCTCCCGGCTAATAGCAGAGACGCATTGTGTAGATGGCATGGCAGTGCAGCCATATATTACTACTATTTACAAGTATCTACAGCTTGGCTAAGAAAGCTTTCTTTTCCCGAATGATGGTGTCCACTTTACCTGTCCCGTAATTGAAACGCTTGATGGTGACAGTCCCCTTGCCGGCAGCCTCTGCGACTGCCTCGGTCTCAGGCTTTACAGGCTTCAAGAACTTCCGGCGCAGATGGATCTCTTCCGACAGAGACAAGTACTTAGAGGCTTCTTTCAACCGTTCGACCACGCGCTGTTTCTCCTCGGCTGTTCTGATTACCAGGCCGGCCAGATCTTTGTGTAATGCCTCTCTCCATGCAACACGCTCGCCCTCAGAAATGTGGCGGCCTAGCTCAAACTTATTGCTGAAGGAAGTCGCGGCATCTACAGACGCAACCGTCTTCTTCAGGAGGTCCATTTGGCCCACCTTCTCGGGCGTGTTGCGCATGCGGACCTCCATGTGGTACATCGCGTTGAACCGCGCGTCTGCGCTGTTAAAGCCACTCTTCAGGTTAGTTTGCACGCGCAGCAGATACTCGGTCGCAAGCTGCTCGGCGTCTTGGTCAAGTGCTAACCCCAGCTCCTCGCGCAGAATGTGGCCAAACTCGGCCCGGCGCTGCTCACGCGCGTCTGCGCGCTGCTGTGCACGCTCCAGGATCTTCTCCTTCGCCAGAAACACACTGCGCGGCAGCGCCTGTTCTTCCGTCTCCGCCTCCTTGCCCGACAGCAATTGCCGCCCAAACCGCCGCACCCGCGGCGCAAAGTGCTCTATTGGAAGGCGCATGTCCTGGTACAGCGCCACGCCAACAAACTTGCGGCCCGTGTGGAACGGGTCCAGGTAGTACCTCACCCAGCCCGGCTCCAGCGCAAACAGTGTGTGGTCCTTGCCGATCCCCACGTTCTCGCCCGGGTAGAACCGCGTGCCCCGCTGCCGCATGATGATCTGGCCGACCTCTACTCTCTGTCCCTCGGTCTTCTTGGGCCCCAATCGCCGCCCGGCAGAGTCTTTCATGGACGTCCGCGAGCCCGCTGCACGCTTGGTGGCTGTACGCACCTGCACCAGTATCGATGGACGCAGTGGCATCTGCCAAAGGGTCGCCACCTTCCAAAATGACATGTCCCGTGCACGCTGAGTATGCTATGCCAAATCCAGGGCTCCTTACTTTGCTGATAGTTCGCACTATTTGCTGAAGAGGGCCTGATCTAAAACGATGAAAAATTTTATGTCACATTACACGAAAGAGCTCTGGCGCGTCCGGCCGCCACGCTAAGCGCAGCGCAAGCGCCCGGCGCAAGCTGTAGCGGCCTGCAGCGGTTGCTGGCCAGCGCGCGGggtgcgcggccgccgccgcacggTGCGAGCGCCGTTTCTCTGCCGCTCTGCTGCGCAACGCAGCCGCGGAGACCGCCGGACTCCAGAAAACGCGCCGCTGTCGCCAGTG
Proteins encoded in this window:
- the ILV6 gene encoding acetolactate synthase regulatory subunit (Syntenic homolog of Saccharomyces cerevisiae YCL009C (ILV6)) yields the protein MLRQSIKGIGSGSWIRCNSSSSTAALVYKQLHKHKVKPPVPKFETSSWSANSAVASILYETPAPSREPKKQCVLNCLVQNEPGVLSRVSGTLAAKGFNIDSLVVCSTEVPDLSRMTIVLQGQDAVVEQARRQIEDLVPVYAVLDYTNTDLIKRELLLTRISLLGAEYFEELVARHAGLTEACSDAAENVSADQTFHPSNLPLSELQRMKHEHLNAITNLATNFGGRVVDISESNCVVELSAKPSRISAFLKLIKPYGVLEVARTGMMALPRTPVDDETTNQENMVADASEAVDISQLPPG
- the MRP7 gene encoding mitochondrial 54S ribosomal protein bL27m (Syntenic homolog of Saccharomyces cerevisiae YNL005C (MRP7)), which gives rise to MSFWKVATLWQMPLRPSILVQVRTATKRAAGSRTSMKDSAGRRLGPKKTEGQRVEVGQIIMRQRGTRFYPGENVGIGKDHTLFALEPGWVRYYLDPFHTGRKFVGVALYQDMRLPIEHFAPRVRRFGRQLLSGKEAETEEQALPRSVFLAKEKILERAQQRADAREQRRAEFGHILREELGLALDQDAEQLATEYLLRVQTNLKSGFNSADARFNAMYHMEVRMRNTPEKVGQMDLLKKTVASVDAATSFSNKFELGRHISEGERVAWREALHKDLAGLVIRTAEEKQRVVERLKEASKYLSLSEEIHLRRKFLKPVKPETEAVAEAAGKGTVTIKRFNYGTGKVDTIIREKKAFLAKL
- the IDP3 gene encoding isocitrate dehydrogenase (NADP(+)) IDP3 (Syntenic homolog of Saccharomyces cerevisiae YLR174W (IDP2) and YNL009W (IDP3)), which translates into the protein MGKVKVQQPIVEMDGDEQTRIIWHLIKDQLIFPYLDVDLKYYDLSIENRDATEDRVTVESAEATLKYGVAVKCATITPDEARVEEFGLKEMWKSPNGTIRNILGGTVFREPIIIPRIPRLVPGWNEPIIVGRHAFGDQYKATDVVIPGEGTLKLVFESKDGDKSKNLDLEVFEYPKDGGVAMTMYNTTDSITGFAKSSFELALQRKMPLYSTTKNTILKKYDGKFKDIFEGMYAAEYKEKFEAAGIWYEHRLIDDMVAQMLKSKGGFIIAMKNYDGDVQSDIVAQGFGSLGLMTSVLVSPDGKTFESEAAHGTVTRHYRQHQQGKETSTNSIASIFAWTRGIIHRGKVDGTPDVVKFGELLEKSTLDTVQEDNIMTKDLALILGKTDRASYVTTEEFITAVANRLADGYKRLFCE